The Acinonyx jubatus isolate Ajub_Pintada_27869175 chromosome D1, VMU_Ajub_asm_v1.0, whole genome shotgun sequence genome includes a window with the following:
- the LOC106976612 gene encoding olfactory receptor 8B12-like, translating to MATDNASSVTEFILAGLTDEPELQMPLFFLFLGFYMVTVVGNLGLITLIGLNSHLHIPMYFFLFNLSFIDVSYSTTLTPKMLMGFVAKRNIISYAGCMTQFFFFCFFVFSESYILSAMAYDRYVAICKPLLYTVTMSPQVCSLLLLGVYGMGVFGAVAHMGNIMFITFCADNFVNHYMCDIIPLLELSCNSSYINLLVVFIVVTIGIGVPIVTIFISYGFILSSILHISSTEGRSKAFSTCSSHIIVVSLFFGSGAFMYLKPPSILPLDQGKVSSIFYTAVVPMFNPLIYSLRNKDVKVALKKTLVRKFFV from the coding sequence ATGGCTACAGATAATGCCTCCTCTGTGACAGAGTTTATCCTCGCAGGCTTAACAGATGAGCCAGAACTCCAGATGCccctcttcttcctgtttctagGTTTCTACATGGTCACTGTGGTGGGGAACCTGGGCCTGATAACCCTGATTGGGCTGAATTCTCACCTTCATAttcccatgtactttttcctcttcAACTTGTCCTTCATAGATGTTAGTTACTCCACGACTCTGACCCCTAAAATGCTAATGGGTTTTGTCGCAAAGAGAAACATCATTTCCTATGCAGGGTGTATGactcagttttttttcttctgtttctttgtgttttctgaatcCTACATCTTGTCAGCGATGGCATATGACCGCTATGTCGCCATCTGTAAACCACTGCTATACACAGTTACCATGTCTCCTCAGGTGTGTTCACTCCTTTTGTTAGGTGTTTATGGGATGGGAGTGTTTGGAGCTGTTGCCCATATGGGAAACATAATGTTTATAACCTTTTGTGCTGACAACTTCGTCAATCACTATATGTGCGATATCATTCCCCTCCTTGAGCTCTCCTGCAACAGCTCTTACATAAATTTGCTGGTGGTCTTCATTGTTGTGACCATTGGCATTGGGGTACCCATTGTGACCATTTTTATCTCctatggtttcattctttctaGTATTCTCCATATTAGTTCTACTGAGGGCAGATCCAAAGCCTTCAGTACCTGCAGTTCCCATATAATTGTGGTATCTCTTTTCTTTGGATCAGGAGCTTTTATGTACCTCAAACCACCTTCTATTTTACCCCTTGACCAGGGGAAAGTGTCCTCCATATTCTATACTGCTGTGGTGCCCATGTTCAACCCATTAATCTATAGTCTGAGGAACAAGGATGTCAAAGTTGCCCTGAAGAAGACCTTAGTCAGAAAATTCTTCGTGTGA